One genomic region from Pyxicephalus adspersus chromosome 1, UCB_Pads_2.0, whole genome shotgun sequence encodes:
- the LOC140321763 gene encoding olfactory receptor 52E8-like codes for MEELIQNQTFLYYSEFVLLGFPGIIKYRRLLVVPFLFIYVIILSGNLLIMHRVFIEPSLHSPMYSLMSLLFAVNISSTTAILPKFLLGLSFDLNEITVSGCLGQMFYIYFMAVFESGVILSMALDRFIAICRPLRYNEIMTTRLLLQLFVIGVGRSALLVSPTVILTSRVHFCRSNVIQNFVCENMGILSLACGDVSKQEAVGLMVRILVAVIDVSLLLLSYSCIIYTAMKIVVGKARHKALHTCGAHLTVAMIVHLSALLSSIVYRMSTQISYDIQNLFNAIYLMIPASLNPFIYGLGVREIRRCLTKSWKNKNKIISSTMHIQVNKTFILRFSAKKEEEK; via the coding sequence ATGGAAGAATTAATCCAAAACcaaacatttctttattactCTGAATTTGTCCTTCTTGGGTTTCCTGGAATTATAAAATACAGAAGATTGTTGGTGGTTCCATTTCTTTTCATATATGTGATTATTTTGTCTGGAAATCTTCTCATCATGCATCGGGTTTTCATTGAACCGAGCCTGCACTCCCCCATGTACTCCCTCATGTCGCTCCTCTTTGCTGTCAATATTTCCTCCACAACTGCCATCTTGCCCAAATTCCTCCTGGGTTTGTCCTTTGATCTGAATGAGATCACTGTGTCTGGTTGCCTGGGTCAGATGTTCTACATCTACTTCATGGCCGTGTTTGAGTCCGGTGTTATCCTCTCAATGGCCCTGGACAGATTTATAGCGATCTGTAGACCTTTACGATACAATGAAATCATGACCACAAGGTTGCTGCTCCAGTTGTTTGTGATTGGGGTTGGACGGAGTGCCCTCCTCGTTTCTCCGACCGTCATACTGACTTCTCGCGTCCATTTCTGTAGATCCAATGTCATTCAGAACTTTGTCTGTGAGAATATGGGAATTTTAAGCCTTGCCTGTGGTGATGTCTCCAAGCAGGAAGCTGTAGGTCTCATGGTTAGAATCCTGGTGGCAGTTATTGATGTCAGTCTCCTTCTGTTGTCCTATTCCTGCATCATCTACACAGCTATGAAGATTGTTGTAGGAAAAGCTCGTCACAAAGCCCTGCACACCTGTGGAGCCCACCTGACGGTGGCCATGATTGTTCACCTGTCTGCACTGTTATCATCCATTGTATATCGCATGAGTACGCAGATCTCCTACGACATTCAGAACCTGTTTAATGCAATCTATCTCATGATCCCAGCTTCTCTAAATCCCTTCATCTATGGCTTGGGGGTAAGGGAGATCAGAAGGTGCCTCACCAAGTCTTGGAAGaacaagaataaaattatttcatCCACAATGCACATTCAGGTCAACAAGACATTTATTCTCCGGTTCTCAGCtaaaaaagaggaagagaagtGA
- the LOC140321764 gene encoding olfactory receptor 52B2-like — MDATYQNQTIVFYTDFVLFGFPGVIRYRKLLALPFLFIYITILAGNILIIYHIVVEPKLHSPMFFLMSVLFTANISCTTSILPKFLLALSLDMNQIPLLGCLVQMFFIYFLGGFESGVILMMALDRFIAICRPLRYNSIMTKRLVVQLVLIGLARSLCFVFPTVTLTSSFRFCRSNIILNFVCENMGLLSLACADISKVQLVGLIIKSFVTITDVSFLHVSYSSILYTAMKIISGKARHKALHTCVTHMVAAMLIYVCSLLASIIYRMRTHISYDIKNLFNAIYLLVPAALNPFVYGVGVKEIRRCIIKAWKSKNLLS; from the coding sequence ATGGACGCCACGTACCAGAACCAGACCATCGTTTTCTATACAGACTTTGTCCTCTTTGGGTTCCCTGGAGTTATAAGATACAGAAAATTGCTGGCACTTCCATTTCTCTTCATTTATATAACAATCCTGGCTGGAAATATTCTCATTATTTATCACATTGTTGTAGAACCCAAGCTCCATTCTCCGATGTTCTTCCTCATGTCCGTCCTTTTCACTGCTAACATTTCTTGCACAACTTCCATCTTACCGAAATTCCTCCTCGCTTTATCGTTGGATATGAATCAGATTCCTCTGCTTGGCTGCCTCGTTCAGatgtttttcatttactttctgGGTGGATTTGAGTCTGGAGTCATCCTAATGATGGCCCTGGATAGGTTTATAGCGATCTGTAGACCTCTCCGATATAACAGTATAATGACCAAACGATTGGTCGTCCAGTTGGTTCTCATTGGGCTGGCACGAAGTCTGTGCTTTGTCTTTCCAACCGTCACATTGACCTCCAGCTTCCGATTCTGCAGATCCAACATCATTCTGAATTTTGTTTGTGAGAATATGGGGCTCTTGAGTCTTGCCTGTGCCGATATCTCCAAAGTACAACTTGTGGGTCTCATAATCAAGAGTTTTGTTACTATAACTGATGTTAGTTTCCTTCACGTGTCTTATTCCAGCATTCTATACACAGCCATGAAAATTATCTCTGGGAAAGCTCGGCACAAAGCTTTACATACCTGCGTCACTCACATGGTGGCGGCCATGCTGATCTATGTGTGTTCACTTCTGGCTTCCATCATATACCGAATGCGCACACACATCTCCTATGATATTAAGAATCTGTTCAATGCCATCTATCTCCTGGTTCCAGCTGCTCTCAATCCCTTTGTCTATGGAGTAGGAGTGAAAGAGATCCGAAGGTGCATAATCAAAGCCTGGAAAAGCAAAAACCTtttatcctaa
- the LOC140321765 gene encoding olfactory receptor 52K1-like, which translates to MEGLGQNQTIIFYTEFVLFGFPGIIGYRKLLALPFLFIYVIILAGNILIIYKIFMDPKLHSPMYYLMSLLFAANICCATSVLPKFLLSLLFDMNRITLVGCLVQMFFIYFMGAFESGVILMMALDRFVAICRPLRYNDIMTNRFLVLLVYIGIAQSIIFVIPTVVLASRVQFCRSNIILNFVCENMGLLSLSCNDISKLHVVGLIIKIFGTLLDFGLLLVSYSIILYTTMKIIVGKARYKALHTCITHLAVAMLIYLCSLITSIVYRIRTHISYDVKNLFNAIYLLMPASANPFIYGMGMKEIRQCLTKTWKPKNTDHMT; encoded by the coding sequence ATGGAAGGCTTAGGTCAAAACCAAACCatcattttttatacagaatttgTCCTCTTTGGGTTCCCAGGAATTATAGGATACAGAAAATTGCTGgctcttccttttctctttatttatgtgATAATCCTGGCTGGAAACATTCTCATTATTTATAAGATTTTTATGGATCCGAAGCTCCACTCACCCATGTACTACCTCATGTCCCTCCTCTTCGCTGCCAATATTTGCTGTGCAACTTCTGTCTTGCCGAAGTTCCTCCTCAGTTTATTGTTTGATATGAATCGGATCACTTTGGTTGGCTGCCTGGTtcagatgttttttatttattttatgggtgCTTTTGAGTCTGGAGTCATTCTGATGATGGCCCTGGACAGGTTTGTAGCGATCTGTAGACCTCTCCGATACAATGATATCATGACCAATCGTTTCTTGGTCCTATTGGTTTACATTGGGATAGCGCAGAGCATTATCTTTGTTATTCCAACTGTTGTACTGGCTTCTAGAGTCCAATTCTGCAGATCCAACATCATTCTGAACTTTGTTTGTGAGAACATGGGGCTTCTGAGCCTTTCATGCAATGACATCTCCAAGCTTCACGTGGTGGGACTCATAATTAAGATCTTTGGAACCCTTCTTGATTTCGGTCTCCTGCTGGTGTCGTACTCCATTATTTTATACACCACCATGAAGATAATCGTTGGCAAAGCCCGGTACAAGGCCTTACATACCTGCATCACCCATCTAGCAGTGGCCATGCTCATCTATTTGTGTTCACTTATCACATCCATTGTGTACAGAATACGCACACACATTTCATACGACGTGAAGAATCTGTTCAATGCCATCTATCTCCTAATGCCAGCCTCTGCCAATCCATTCATCTATGGAATGGGAATGAAAGAGATTAGACAATGCCTCACCAAAACATGGAAGCCCAAGAATACCGATCACATGACGTGA